A window of the Buchnera aphidicola (Aphis glycines) genome harbors these coding sequences:
- the rpsN gene encoding 30S ribosomal protein S14, protein MAKQSMQAREIKRIKLANKFYAQRIALKTIIKNMKLSKEERWDAVLKLQVFPRDSSPSRQRNRCRQTGRPHAFLRKFGLSRIKVREAAMKGEIPGLKKASW, encoded by the coding sequence ATGGCTAAACAATCGATGCAAGCGCGCGAAATTAAACGTATCAAATTAGCTAATAAATTTTATGCTCAACGTATTGCGCTTAAAACTATTATTAAAAACATGAAACTTTCAAAAGAAGAGCGTTGGGACGCTGTGCTTAAGCTTCAAGTTTTTCCGCGTGATTCTAGTCCATCGCGACAAAGAAATAGATGTCGACAAACAGGTCGTCCACATGCTTTTTTAAGAAAATTCGGTCTGAGTCGTATTAAAGTCAGAGAAGCAGCTATGAAAGGTGAAATTCCTGGTTTAAAAAAAGCA
- the rplE gene encoding 50S ribosomal protein L5 — MIELHSYYKTKIVKNLMITLNYSSIMQVPKIDKIVLNMGVGSAASDKKNLDNAVLDLTAISGQKPVITKARKSVAGFKIRKGYPIGCKVTLRGKRKWDFLTRLISIAIPRIRDFRGFSINSFDGRGNYSLGIREQIIFPEIDYDKIDRVRGLDITITTTAKSNNEGHLLLSAFNFPFRK; from the coding sequence ATGATCGAATTACATAGTTATTATAAAACAAAAATAGTTAAAAATCTTATGATAACATTAAATTATAGCTCTATAATGCAAGTACCTAAAATTGATAAAATTGTTTTAAATATGGGTGTTGGGTCTGCAGCTTCTGATAAAAAAAATTTAGATAATGCTGTGCTAGATTTAACTGCAATATCTGGACAAAAACCAGTAATCACGAAAGCAAGAAAATCTGTAGCTGGTTTTAAAATTCGAAAAGGTTATCCTATTGGTTGCAAGGTAACATTGCGTGGAAAAAGAAAATGGGATTTTTTAACACGTCTAATTAGTATTGCCATTCCTCGTATTAGAGATTTTAGAGGTTTCTCAATTAACTCTTTTGATGGTCGAGGAAATTATAGTTTAGGAATACGAGAACAAATTATTTTTCCTGAAATTGATTATGACAAAATTGATCGTGTTCGTGGATTAGATATAACTATTACTACCACTGCAAAATCAAATAATGAAGGTCATTTATTGTTATCTGCTTTCAATTTTCCTTTCCGTAAGTAA
- the rplX gene encoding 50S ribosomal protein L24 yields the protein MALKFRKNDQVIILTGKDKGKKSFIKNIFPPNKVIVQGLNLVKKHQKPVPAQNKNGGIIEREAPIHISNIAIFNPESKKSDRVGFRFEEGKKVRFFKSNGNIIKK from the coding sequence ATGGCATTAAAGTTTCGTAAAAATGATCAAGTAATAATTTTAACAGGAAAGGATAAAGGAAAAAAAAGTTTTATTAAAAATATTTTTCCACCTAATAAAGTAATTGTGCAGGGTTTAAATTTAGTTAAAAAACATCAAAAACCTGTTCCTGCTCAAAATAAAAACGGGGGTATTATTGAAAGAGAAGCTCCTATACACATTTCAAATATCGCTATTTTTAATCCAGAATCTAAAAAATCAGATCGCGTTGGTTTTAGATTCGAAGAGGGTAAAAAAGTACGTTTTTTCAAATCAAATGGTAATATAATTAAAAAATAG
- the rplN gene encoding 50S ribosomal protein L14, with amino-acid sequence MIQEQTILNVADNSGARSAMCIKVLGGSRRRYARIGDIIKITVKEAIPRGKVKKGEVLKAVVVRTKKGIRRSDGSTVRFDRNSCVILNNNEQPIGTRIFGPVTRELRNEKFMKIISLAPEVL; translated from the coding sequence ATGATTCAAGAACAAACTATTTTGAATGTAGCTGACAACTCTGGTGCGCGTTCAGCCATGTGTATTAAAGTGTTAGGTGGTTCTCGTCGTCGTTATGCTAGAATTGGTGATATAATTAAAATTACGGTGAAAGAAGCTATACCAAGAGGTAAAGTAAAAAAAGGGGAAGTTTTAAAAGCGGTAGTTGTCAGAACAAAGAAAGGTATAAGGAGATCTGATGGCTCGACTGTACGTTTTGATAGAAATTCTTGTGTGATATTAAATAATAACGAACAACCTATAGGTACTCGTATTTTTGGACCTGTTACTCGAGAATTAAGGAATGAAAAATTTATGAAAATTATTTCGTTAGCTCCTGAAGTTTTATAA
- the rpsQ gene encoding 30S ribosomal protein S17, producing the protein MMEKIRTLQGRVTSNKMNKSAVVSIERFVKHKIYKKFIKKTTKLHIHDEKNECSIGDLIEIRESRPISKTKSWVLVRIVEKTIF; encoded by the coding sequence ATAATGGAAAAAATTCGTACCTTACAAGGTCGCGTTACAAGTAATAAAATGAATAAGTCAGCTGTTGTATCAATTGAACGTTTTGTGAAGCATAAGATTTATAAAAAGTTTATAAAAAAAACTACAAAACTACATATTCACGATGAAAAAAACGAATGTTCAATAGGTGATTTAATAGAAATTAGAGAATCTAGACCAATTTCCAAAACTAAATCTTGGGTATTAGTTCGAATTGTTGAAAAAACTATTTTTTAA
- the rpmC gene encoding 50S ribosomal protein L29 gives MKALLKFRQKDCQNLNIELLQLLREQFNLRMQSASGKLKQPHLLRKVRRNIAQVKTILTEKERFK, from the coding sequence ATGAAGGCATTATTAAAATTTCGTCAAAAAGATTGTCAGAATCTTAATATAGAACTTTTGCAATTATTAAGAGAACAGTTTAATCTTCGCATGCAGTCTGCATCAGGGAAATTAAAACAACCACATTTATTACGAAAAGTAAGAAGAAATATTGCACAAGTCAAAACAATATTAACTGAAAAGGAGCGTTTTAAATAA
- the rplP gene encoding 50S ribosomal protein L16, translating to MLQPKRTKFRKMHKGRNRGLAIGTDINFGIFGLKAVDRGRLTARQIESARRAITRFIKRQGKVWIRIFPDKPITQKPLEVRMGKGKGNVEYWVALVQPGKILYELDGVSEEESRIAFKLAASKLPIKTTFVTKMVM from the coding sequence ATGTTGCAACCAAAACGTACGAAGTTTCGTAAAATGCATAAAGGACGAAATCGTGGACTTGCAATTGGTACTGATATTAACTTTGGTATTTTTGGATTAAAAGCAGTGGATCGAGGACGTTTAACTGCTCGGCAAATTGAATCTGCACGAAGAGCTATAACACGATTTATTAAAAGACAAGGTAAAGTTTGGATACGTATTTTCCCTGATAAACCAATTACGCAAAAACCATTAGAAGTTAGAATGGGAAAAGGAAAAGGTAATGTTGAATATTGGGTCGCTTTAGTACAACCCGGCAAAATACTTTACGAATTAGATGGTGTTTCGGAAGAAGAATCGCGTATAGCATTTAAGCTAGCTGCATCAAAATTGCCGATTAAAACGACTTTTGTAACTAAAATGGTGATGTAA
- the rpsC gene encoding 30S ribosomal protein S3 yields the protein MGQKVHPNGMRLGIIKKWNSVWFANTKDFADHIDSDYKVRQFLMKELIKASVSRIIIERPAKSIRVTIYTARPGIVIGKKGEDVEKLRMFIAKITGVPAQINISEVRKPELDAKLVSDSITSQLERRVMFRRAMKRSVQNAMRQGAKGIKVEVSGRLGGAEIARREWYREGRVPLHTLRANIDYSVSEAHTTYGVIGVKVWIFKGEILGGMSAIEKLEKKPSVLSKKQHRKNRK from the coding sequence ATGGGTCAAAAAGTGCACCCTAATGGCATGCGGTTGGGTATCATTAAAAAATGGAACTCTGTATGGTTTGCAAATACTAAAGATTTTGCAGATCATATAGATAGCGATTATAAAGTACGTCAATTTTTAATGAAAGAACTCATAAAAGCATCAGTATCCCGAATTATTATTGAGAGACCTGCCAAAAGTATTCGCGTAACTATTTATACAGCTAGGCCAGGTATTGTGATAGGAAAAAAAGGTGAAGATGTTGAAAAATTAAGAATGTTTATTGCAAAAATTACTGGTGTTCCAGCTCAAATCAATATTTCTGAAGTTAGAAAACCTGAATTAGATGCAAAGCTCGTTTCAGATAGTATTACTTCTCAATTAGAAAGAAGAGTGATGTTTCGTAGGGCCATGAAAAGATCAGTTCAGAACGCAATGAGACAAGGGGCAAAAGGTATTAAAGTAGAAGTAAGTGGTAGATTGGGTGGCGCTGAAATAGCTCGAAGAGAATGGTATAGAGAGGGCAGAGTTCCGCTGCATACTCTACGTGCTAACATTGATTACAGTGTCTCTGAAGCTCACACTACATATGGTGTAATAGGTGTAAAAGTATGGATCTTTAAAGGGGAGATACTAGGTGGTATGTCAGCTATCGAGAAATTAGAAAAAAAACCATCTGTTCTATCAAAAAAGCAACATCGTAAAAATCGCAAGTAG
- the rplV gene encoding 50S ribosomal protein L22, with protein METLAQCRKVRSSAQKIRLVADLIRGKKVPIALNILNFNNKKAAVLVKKVLESAIANAEHNDGVDIDQLKVKNIFVDEGSTMKRMMPRAKGRADRILKRTSHITVIVSDC; from the coding sequence ATGGAAACTTTAGCTCAATGTCGAAAAGTTCGATCTTCTGCTCAAAAAATTCGTTTAGTAGCAGATTTAATTCGAGGTAAAAAAGTACCAATAGCATTAAATATATTAAATTTTAACAATAAAAAAGCCGCAGTTTTAGTTAAAAAAGTATTAGAATCAGCTATAGCAAATGCAGAGCATAATGATGGTGTTGATATAGATCAATTAAAAGTAAAAAATATATTTGTAGATGAAGGTTCTACAATGAAGCGAATGATGCCTCGTGCTAAAGGGCGTGCAGATCGTATTTTAAAACGTACGAGTCATATAACTGTAATTGTTTCTGATTGTTAA
- the rpsS gene encoding 30S ribosomal protein S19, with protein MPRSVKKGPFIDVSLLKKVEQAVKLNDKKPLKTWSRRSTVFPNMVGLTISIHNGRNHVPVFITEEMVGHKLGEFSLTRTYRGHTADKKVKKR; from the coding sequence ATGCCACGTTCTGTGAAAAAAGGTCCTTTTATTGATGTTAGTTTATTAAAAAAAGTAGAGCAAGCAGTCAAGTTAAATGATAAAAAACCTTTAAAAACATGGTCTAGACGCTCAACAGTATTTCCAAATATGGTCGGTTTAACAATATCTATTCATAATGGTCGAAATCATGTTCCAGTTTTTATTACTGAAGAAATGGTTGGGCATAAATTAGGTGAATTTTCTTTAACTCGTACCTATAGAGGACATACTGCAGATAAAAAAGTAAAAAAACGTTAG
- the rplB gene encoding 50S ribosomal protein L2, with protein sequence MAIVKCKPTSPGRRHVIKVVNKELYKGKPYSSLITKKGKTGGRNNNGRITTRHIGGGHKRSYRIIDFKRNRDNIDAVIERFEYDPNRSSNIALILYKDGKRSYILAPKDLKIGDTITSGSNVPIKVGNTLPIKNIPVGSFIHNVEMKPGKGGQIARSAGSYVQLVARDQDYATLRLRSGEMRKTECNCRATIGQVGNAEHMLQVLGKAGASRWIGIRPTVRGTAMNPVDHPHGGGEGRNFGKHPVTPWGIQTKGKKTRRNKRTEKFILRHRHK encoded by the coding sequence ATGGCAATTGTTAAATGTAAGCCGACATCCCCAGGTCGACGTCATGTTATTAAAGTTGTCAATAAGGAATTGTATAAAGGGAAGCCATATTCTTCACTTATTACAAAAAAAGGTAAAACTGGAGGACGGAATAATAATGGTAGAATTACAACCCGACATATTGGTGGGGGTCATAAACGTTCATATCGTATTATAGATTTTAAAAGGAACAGAGATAACATCGATGCTGTAATAGAAAGGTTTGAGTATGATCCTAATCGTTCTTCTAATATTGCTTTAATATTATACAAAGATGGGAAACGAAGTTATATTTTAGCGCCTAAAGATTTAAAGATAGGTGATACTATTACTTCAGGTTCAAATGTTCCTATTAAAGTAGGAAACACCTTACCAATTAAAAATATTCCTGTTGGTTCTTTTATTCATAATGTAGAAATGAAACCGGGAAAAGGAGGTCAAATTGCTCGATCTGCAGGCAGCTATGTACAATTAGTAGCACGCGATCAAGATTATGCTACTTTGCGATTAAGATCTGGTGAAATGAGAAAAACTGAATGTAATTGTAGAGCTACAATTGGTCAAGTAGGAAATGCGGAACATATGTTGCAAGTATTAGGAAAAGCTGGTGCTTCACGTTGGATTGGAATCCGACCGACTGTCCGTGGTACTGCTATGAATCCAGTTGACCATCCTCATGGAGGTGGTGAAGGAAGAAATTTTGGGAAACATCCAGTGACTCCCTGGGGTATTCAAACAAAGGGTAAAAAAACTAGAAGAAATAAACGTACTGAAAAATTTATTTTACGTCATCGTCACAAATAA
- the rplW gene encoding 50S ribosomal protein L23 has translation MIPEERLLKILLSPHISEKSSILIEKCNTVVLKVLKSSTKYEIKSAVQKLFNIQVDSVKTLRIQGKKKRQSNRIVFRKDWKKAYIKVKKGQNLDFISNIE, from the coding sequence ATGATTCCTGAAGAACGTTTATTAAAAATATTACTCTCTCCGCATATTTCTGAAAAATCATCTATATTAATTGAAAAGTGTAATACTGTTGTTTTAAAAGTTTTAAAAAGTTCAACTAAATATGAAATTAAATCTGCAGTACAAAAGTTATTTAATATACAAGTAGATAGTGTAAAAACATTACGTATTCAAGGAAAAAAAAAGCGTCAATCTAATCGTATTGTTTTTCGAAAAGACTGGAAAAAAGCATATATTAAAGTGAAAAAAGGTCAAAATTTAGATTTTATAAGTAATATAGAATAG
- the rplD gene encoding 50S ribosomal protein L4, whose translation MELVVQDVQNLLSVSDIIFSRDFNEALIHQVVVAYSASTRQGTRAQKSRADVSGSGRKPWRQKGTGRARAGSFRSPIWRSGGVTFAAKPQEHSQKINKKMYRGALKSIFSELIRQKRLIVFQDFSLTLPKTKLLVEKLKKINLKNVLIITSKLDNNLFLASRNLYAVDVKDVYSIDPVSLIAFDHILITVDALKKVEEILS comes from the coding sequence ATGGAATTAGTAGTTCAAGACGTGCAAAACCTTCTTAGTGTTTCTGACATCATTTTTTCTCGAGATTTTAATGAAGCTCTAATTCATCAAGTGGTTGTTGCTTATTCAGCGTCTACTCGTCAGGGTACGAGAGCACAAAAAAGTCGTGCTGATGTTTCTGGTTCAGGTAGAAAACCATGGCGCCAAAAAGGAACTGGGCGTGCTCGTGCAGGTTCTTTTAGAAGTCCTATTTGGCGGTCAGGAGGGGTAACATTTGCCGCAAAACCTCAAGAACATTCTCAAAAAATTAACAAAAAAATGTATCGTGGTGCATTAAAAAGTATTTTTTCTGAATTAATCCGTCAAAAACGGTTAATTGTTTTTCAAGATTTTTCGTTAACTTTGCCTAAAACAAAACTGTTAGTTGAAAAATTAAAAAAAATAAATTTAAAAAATGTTTTGATTATTACAAGTAAATTGGATAATAATCTCTTCCTTGCTTCTAGAAATTTATATGCAGTTGATGTAAAAGATGTATATTCGATTGATCCAGTAAGCTTAATTGCTTTTGATCATATCTTAATCACTGTTGATGCGTTGAAAAAAGTAGAGGAAATACTTTCATGA
- the rplC gene encoding 50S ribosomal protein L3, whose translation MIGLIGKKLGMTRIFTKEGCSIPVTVIECKEHRITQIKNIVTDGYFAIQVTTGTKKLNKLNKPQSGHFLKAGVVPGNGLWEFKTNVNENFKLGQVIKIDIFNDIKKVDVIGTSKGKGFSGTVKRWNFRTQDASHGNSLSHRVPGSIGQNQTPGRVFKGKKMAGQLGNKRVTVQNLNIIRIDLIRNLLLLKGAVPGSIGSDLIVKPAIKI comes from the coding sequence ATGATTGGTTTAATTGGTAAAAAACTTGGTATGACTCGTATTTTTACCAAGGAAGGATGTTCAATTCCTGTAACTGTAATTGAGTGTAAGGAACATCGAATAACGCAAATAAAAAATATAGTAACTGATGGATATTTTGCTATTCAAGTGACAACAGGTACAAAAAAGTTAAACAAACTTAATAAACCTCAATCAGGTCATTTTTTAAAAGCAGGTGTTGTTCCAGGTAATGGTTTATGGGAATTTAAAACAAATGTAAATGAAAATTTTAAATTAGGTCAAGTTATTAAAATTGATATTTTTAACGATATTAAGAAAGTAGATGTTATCGGTACTTCTAAAGGTAAAGGTTTTTCTGGTACTGTAAAACGTTGGAACTTTCGTACTCAAGATGCTTCACATGGAAATTCATTATCTCATAGAGTTCCAGGTTCTATTGGTCAAAATCAAACTCCTGGGAGAGTATTTAAAGGAAAAAAAATGGCAGGACAATTAGGAAATAAACGTGTTACAGTGCAAAATTTGAATATAATACGTATTGATTTAATTCGTAATTTACTTTTATTAAAAGGCGCTGTACCAGGGTCTATAGGTAGTGATCTTATTGTTAAACCAGCTATTAAGATTTGA
- the rpsJ gene encoding 30S ribosomal protein S10 translates to MQNQRIRIRLKAFDHRLIDQSTTEIVETAKRTGAQVRGPIPLPTRKERFTILISPHVNKDARDQYEIRTHKRLIDIVEPTEKTVDALMRLDLAAGVDVQISLG, encoded by the coding sequence ATGCAGAACCAAAGAATTCGTATTCGTCTAAAAGCATTTGATCATAGATTAATTGATCAATCGACTACAGAAATTGTTGAAACAGCGAAAAGAACTGGCGCGCAAGTGCGCGGTCCTATACCGCTTCCTACCCGTAAAGAACGATTTACTATTTTGATTTCTCCACATGTTAATAAAGATGCACGTGATCAATATGAAATACGTACACATAAACGGTTAATTGATATAGTAGAGCCTACTGAAAAAACTGTTGATGCGTTAATGCGACTTGATCTGGCTGCTGGTGTAGATGTTCAAATTAGTTTAGGTTAA
- the tuf gene encoding elongation factor Tu: MSKEKFQRLKPHINVGTIGHVDHGKTTLTAAITTVLSKKYGGSARAFDQIDNAPEEKARGITINTSHVEYDTELRHYAHVDCPGHADYIKNMITGAAQMDGAILVVAATDGPMPQTREHILLGRQVGVPYIVVFLNKCDMVDDEELLELVEMEVRDLLTQYDFPGDNTPIIRGSALKALEGDPEWESKILELSKFLDSYIPEPTRAIDQSFLLPIEDVFSISGRGTVVTGRVEKGIIKVGEEVEIVGIKKTTKTTCTGVEMFRKLLDEGRAGENVGVLLRGTKRDEIERGQVLAKPGSIHPHTTFESEVYVLSKEEGGRHTPFFKGYRPQFYFRTTDVTGSIELPDGVEMVMPGDNIKMTVTLIHPIAMTDGLHFAIREGGKTVGAGVVTKVLV; this comes from the coding sequence ATGTCAAAAGAAAAATTTCAACGTTTGAAACCTCATATTAACGTAGGAACTATCGGTCATGTAGATCATGGAAAAACAACATTAACTGCAGCAATTACCACTGTATTATCTAAAAAATATGGAGGTTCTGCACGTGCTTTTGATCAGATAGATAATGCTCCAGAAGAGAAAGCTAGGGGGATTACAATAAATACCTCACATGTAGAATATGATACTGAATTAAGGCATTATGCACATGTTGACTGCCCAGGTCATGCAGATTATATCAAGAATATGATTACTGGAGCTGCTCAAATGGATGGTGCTATTTTGGTGGTCGCAGCTACTGATGGACCAATGCCTCAAACACGTGAACACATTTTACTTGGTAGACAAGTGGGTGTGCCATATATTGTTGTTTTTTTAAATAAATGTGACATGGTAGATGATGAAGAATTATTAGAGTTAGTAGAAATGGAAGTTCGTGATTTATTAACTCAATATGATTTTCCAGGAGATAACACTCCGATTATTCGCGGATCTGCATTGAAAGCCTTAGAAGGTGATCCTGAATGGGAATCGAAAATATTAGAATTATCTAAATTTTTAGATAGTTACATTCCAGAACCAACACGAGCAATTGATCAATCATTTTTATTACCTATAGAAGATGTTTTTTCTATATCTGGAAGAGGAACAGTTGTTACTGGAAGAGTTGAAAAAGGTATTATAAAAGTCGGAGAAGAAGTAGAAATTGTTGGAATTAAAAAAACAACTAAAACTACCTGTACTGGCGTAGAAATGTTTAGAAAATTATTAGATGAAGGTCGTGCAGGCGAAAATGTAGGTGTGTTACTTCGGGGAACAAAGCGAGATGAAATTGAAAGAGGCCAAGTTTTAGCTAAGCCTGGTAGTATTCATCCGCATACAACGTTTGAGTCTGAAGTCTATGTTTTATCAAAAGAAGAAGGTGGTCGACATACGCCATTTTTTAAAGGATATCGTCCTCAGTTTTATTTTCGCACTACTGATGTAACAGGTTCTATTGAATTACCTGATGGGGTAGAAATGGTCATGCCGGGAGATAATATCAAAATGACTGTTACTTTAATTCATCCAATTGCTATGACAGATGGGCTGCATTTTGCAATACGGGAAGGTGGGAAAACCGTTGGTGCTGGTGTTGTTACTAAAGTTTTAGTTTAA